A window of Xanthocytophaga agilis contains these coding sequences:
- a CDS encoding DUF5777 family beta-barrel protein translates to MKKYSIFFLLLFSAILSTPENALAQDDLLGMMKSDSNTVNYMTATFKSTRIINGHSVETVAKNHMDFRISHRFGTLNSGAYNLWGLDMAYIRLGFEYGITDQWMIGVGRSNTDKTYDLFTKVKLLRQSSGTRNMPFTMTFFVSSAVNTLRYTQEDRSFVSRFAYTTQLIIARKFSENLSLQLTPTLLHRNRVENVGEKNTVWALGLGGRYKLSKRVSFNADYYYVLPDQLDPQFHNSLALGFDIETGGHVFSVHFTNSLGMIEKQFIGETTGQWGKGDIHYGFNVSRTFSFNKNARRSTK, encoded by the coding sequence ATGAAAAAATACAGTATTTTTTTTCTTCTCCTCTTCTCGGCAATACTATCGACTCCTGAAAATGCATTGGCTCAGGATGATTTATTAGGAATGATGAAGTCTGACAGCAATACGGTCAATTATATGACAGCAACCTTCAAGTCCACCCGGATTATCAATGGCCATTCGGTGGAAACAGTAGCAAAAAACCATATGGATTTCCGTATCTCACACCGGTTTGGAACGCTCAATAGCGGTGCCTATAATCTGTGGGGGCTGGATATGGCTTATATCCGTTTGGGCTTTGAATATGGTATCACTGATCAATGGATGATAGGGGTAGGACGGAGCAATACAGATAAAACTTATGACCTGTTCACAAAAGTGAAGCTCTTGCGGCAGTCATCAGGCACAAGAAATATGCCTTTCACAATGACCTTCTTTGTCAGCAGTGCGGTCAATACGCTGCGCTATACACAGGAAGATCGGTCCTTTGTCTCTCGTTTCGCCTATACCACCCAACTGATTATTGCCCGAAAATTCAGTGAAAATCTTTCCCTGCAACTCACCCCAACACTGCTGCACCGAAACAGAGTGGAAAATGTAGGTGAGAAGAATACGGTTTGGGCCTTAGGTTTGGGAGGTCGGTATAAACTCAGCAAACGGGTATCGTTCAATGCCGATTACTATTATGTATTGCCCGATCAGTTAGATCCGCAGTTCCATAACTCACTGGCGCTGGGTTTTGATATTGAAACAGGTGGACACGTTTTTTCTGTACACTTTACCAACTCGTTGGGCATGATTGAAAAGCAATTCATTGGGGAAACAACCGGACAGTGGGGAAAGGGTGATATTC
- a CDS encoding Rieske (2Fe-2S) protein — translation MKRSEFLKNLGLSSAALMSVYCLGGLTSCASESPQPNNNTGGNNGGGNTVAGFTGNAKTSAGKISFTLDLTTDNFKSLLTEGSYLYPNSGDVIVAKVKGGGFVALSKACTHQGTTVTYRLNQNDFYCDNHGSEFSTTGSVENGPATAGLTLYAASLDATTNILTVSA, via the coding sequence ATGAAAAGATCCGAATTTCTTAAAAACCTGGGTTTAAGTAGTGCAGCCCTGATGTCTGTTTATTGTTTGGGAGGGCTTACTTCCTGTGCCTCCGAATCGCCTCAACCCAATAACAATACCGGAGGAAATAATGGCGGTGGCAATACAGTAGCCGGCTTTACAGGCAATGCAAAAACCTCAGCAGGTAAAATCAGTTTTACACTTGATCTTACTACTGACAACTTTAAATCCTTACTGACTGAAGGATCTTATCTGTATCCTAATAGTGGAGATGTAATTGTGGCAAAAGTAAAAGGAGGAGGGTTTGTTGCCCTTTCCAAAGCGTGTACCCATCAGGGAACTACTGTTACTTATCGGTTGAACCAGAATGACTTTTACTGTGACAACCATGGGTCTGAATTTTCCACTACTGGTTCAGTGGAAAATGGTCCGGCAACTGCTGGGTTGACGCTTTATGCTGCCAGTTTGGATGCTACTACCAATATCCTCACTGTTTCTGCTTAA